One Streptomyces sp. CNQ-509 DNA window includes the following coding sequences:
- a CDS encoding GntR family transcriptional regulator, translated as MTIQIIVDQQAPEAPYEQVRAQISAQARGGVLPAGTKLPTVRGLAEQLGLAPNTVAKAYRALESDGVIETRGRHGSYVAAAGDAAQREAAAAAQVYAQRAQRLGLDHGTALTAVEEALRAAYAGA; from the coding sequence GTGACCATCCAGATTATCGTCGACCAGCAGGCGCCCGAGGCACCGTACGAGCAGGTGCGCGCCCAGATCTCCGCCCAGGCCCGCGGTGGCGTCCTCCCGGCCGGCACCAAGCTGCCCACCGTCCGGGGCCTCGCCGAGCAGTTGGGCCTCGCCCCGAACACCGTCGCCAAGGCGTACCGCGCGCTGGAGAGCGACGGGGTGATCGAGACCCGCGGCCGGCACGGCAGCTACGTGGCCGCCGCGGGCGACGCCGCGCAGCGCGAGGCGGCCGCGGCGGCACAGGTGTACGCGCAGCGGGCGCAGCGCCTCGGACTCGACCACGGAACCGCGCTGACCGCGGTGGAAGAGGCGCTGCGCGCCGCCTACGCCGGCGCGTAG
- a CDS encoding GntR family transcriptional regulator has product MTGLFAPDSLQLNRKLPLWYQVSQSLRASILGRPPDAPLRLPTEEQLAGHYGVSVLTLRQALKELEEEGLITRHRRHGTFIEATARHTAPVRLLGSVDAIVAQQSGDRTTLLAHGPAPVPADLAGYFPDLAEAMTYRRLRHDGATGEATNWADNTVHPEAAARIDPADLERWPMTKVLRDRAGIRIARITDTVTATLAEPETVELLGVPLLSPILHYTGVSYDDAGRVVDVARIRYRGDRFSFSVTLEAP; this is encoded by the coding sequence ATGACCGGTCTCTTCGCCCCCGACTCCCTCCAGCTCAACCGCAAGCTGCCGCTGTGGTACCAGGTGTCGCAGTCCCTGCGCGCCTCCATCCTCGGCCGCCCCCCGGACGCGCCGCTGCGGCTGCCGACGGAGGAACAGCTCGCCGGGCACTACGGCGTCAGCGTGCTCACGCTCCGCCAGGCCCTCAAGGAGCTGGAGGAGGAGGGCCTGATCACGCGGCACCGGCGGCACGGCACGTTCATCGAGGCCACCGCCCGGCACACCGCCCCCGTCCGGCTGCTGGGCTCGGTCGACGCGATCGTCGCCCAGCAGTCCGGCGACCGCACGACCCTCCTGGCCCACGGCCCCGCCCCGGTCCCCGCGGACCTCGCCGGGTACTTCCCGGACCTCGCCGAGGCCATGACGTACCGCCGGCTGCGCCACGACGGCGCCACCGGCGAGGCCACCAACTGGGCCGACAACACCGTCCACCCGGAGGCGGCGGCCCGCATCGACCCGGCGGACCTGGAGCGCTGGCCGATGACGAAGGTCCTCCGCGACCGCGCCGGCATCCGCATCGCCCGCATCACGGACACGGTCACCGCCACACTGGCGGAACCGGAGACGGTCGAACTGCTCGGCGTCCCGCTGCTGAGCCCGATCCTGCACTACACGGGCGTCTCGTACGACGACGCCGGCAGGGTGGTGGACGTGGCCAGGATCCGCTACCGGGGCGACCGGTTCTCGTTCAGCGTGACCCTGGAGGCGCCGTAG
- a CDS encoding ABC transporter permease codes for MSDLAYDGMAIVGRQLQRARRNPALLVTTQVMPLTLLLFFGYVFGNSVSLPGDADYRTYIVPGLFATTAAGGLVTGMLQAAVDTGRGVTERFRALPISRAAVPLGHAVADVLLFAAGLVPLVAVGYAVGWRNDGSAAATAGALGLLLLLRFTSAWIGIHLGMAVGNEEAAGQLASTTFMLQLLSNAYVPTHGMPGWLRAVVEWNPLSAYVTAVRDLTGSAPPGLDDAPGAAWPMTHPVAAALVWSVVLLAVFVPLAVRRSARGRG; via the coding sequence GTGAGCGACCTCGCGTACGACGGCATGGCCATCGTCGGCCGCCAGTTGCAGCGCGCCCGGCGCAACCCCGCGCTACTCGTCACCACCCAGGTGATGCCGCTGACGCTGCTGCTCTTCTTCGGCTACGTCTTCGGCAACTCGGTCTCACTCCCCGGCGACGCCGACTACCGCACGTACATCGTCCCGGGCCTCTTCGCCACCACCGCCGCCGGCGGCCTGGTCACCGGCATGCTCCAGGCCGCCGTCGACACCGGCCGCGGGGTGACGGAGCGCTTCCGGGCGCTGCCGATCAGCCGGGCGGCGGTGCCGCTGGGGCACGCGGTGGCGGACGTGCTGCTGTTCGCCGCCGGGCTGGTGCCGCTGGTCGCGGTGGGCTACGCCGTGGGCTGGCGGAACGACGGCTCCGCGGCGGCGACGGCGGGGGCGCTGGGGCTGCTGCTCCTGCTGCGGTTCACCTCAGCGTGGATCGGGATCCACCTCGGCATGGCGGTGGGCAACGAGGAGGCGGCGGGGCAGTTGGCGAGCACGACGTTCATGCTGCAGTTGCTCTCCAACGCCTACGTACCGACCCACGGCATGCCGGGGTGGCTGCGGGCGGTGGTGGAGTGGAACCCGCTCAGCGCGTACGTCACCGCCGTACGGGACCTGACGGGCAGCGCGCCGCCGGGGCTGGACGACGCGCCGGGCGCGGCGTGGCCGATGACGCATCCGGTGGCGGCGGCGCTGGTCTGGTCGGTGGTGCTGCTGGCCGTCTTCGTACCGCTGGCGGTGCGGCGCAGCGCGCGGGGACGGGGCTGA
- a CDS encoding type ISP restriction/modification enzyme gives MGGSADGGPAVAEPAASAEEPPAEERAVHGESAADAAPAARGSVVRPRASVEGGASPAPSREPAEGDSAPLLADLMPWGVAPLRLGRGWVMAPDAASLRRRWDALVRAEGDERDALFRATRARTTHSAVAQLPGRAAGTGRLAREAGPCPEPVRVLHGAYDRQWLIPDNRLLDAARPELWRVADDRQLFAVEAGYVTPGPGGSRGLAVVASALLPDGRSPAGRPGRIRPLYRRPRGRGPNLPPRLLRWLGRRLGGKVGAEDVFAWVLAAGQATPRGCAVPLTADPEVWRAGVERGRRLLEVQLRGARGGGRPRLPGGRRPYVRAALPARPAEVSYDPEEEALLLGEGRISPVPRGAWEFTAGGVPVLEQWLAARLEPAEPGTLAAIRPAAWPQEWTSELLELITVLALLAEAADPGADEARGTDGSYTGEITAEITAAELHEAGILPAPASARRPASVLDHHEEGPEGQFALI, from the coding sequence ATGGGTGGTTCGGCGGACGGCGGTCCCGCCGTGGCGGAGCCCGCCGCGTCCGCGGAGGAGCCGCCGGCGGAGGAGCGGGCCGTGCACGGGGAGTCCGCGGCGGACGCGGCCCCGGCGGCGCGGGGGTCCGTCGTCAGGCCGCGGGCGTCTGTGGAAGGCGGCGCGTCGCCCGCCCCTTCCCGCGAGCCCGCCGAAGGTGACTCCGCCCCGCTGCTCGCCGATCTCATGCCCTGGGGCGTCGCCCCGCTGCGGCTCGGGCGGGGGTGGGTCATGGCGCCCGACGCCGCCTCGCTGCGGCGGCGGTGGGATGCACTCGTACGGGCCGAAGGCGACGAGCGGGACGCACTCTTCCGGGCGACGCGGGCACGGACGACGCACAGTGCCGTGGCGCAGTTGCCCGGCCGGGCCGCCGGGACCGGGCGGCTGGCGCGGGAGGCGGGGCCGTGTCCCGAGCCGGTGCGGGTGCTGCACGGGGCGTACGACCGGCAGTGGCTGATCCCGGACAACCGGCTGCTCGACGCCGCCCGGCCCGAGTTGTGGCGCGTCGCGGACGACCGGCAGTTGTTCGCCGTCGAGGCGGGGTACGTCACGCCGGGGCCCGGCGGGTCCCGCGGGCTCGCCGTGGTCGCGTCCGCACTGCTGCCGGACGGCCGGTCGCCCGCCGGGCGGCCGGGCCGGATCCGGCCGCTCTACCGGCGCCCCCGCGGCCGGGGGCCCAATCTCCCGCCGCGGCTGCTGCGCTGGCTGGGCAGGCGGCTGGGCGGCAAGGTCGGTGCCGAGGACGTGTTCGCCTGGGTGCTGGCCGCCGGGCAGGCCACCCCGCGCGGGTGCGCGGTGCCGCTGACCGCGGACCCGGAGGTGTGGCGGGCCGGCGTGGAGCGCGGGCGGCGGCTGCTGGAGGTGCAGCTCCGCGGCGCCCGCGGCGGCGGAAGGCCCCGGCTCCCGGGCGGCCGGCGGCCGTACGTGCGGGCGGCGCTGCCGGCGAGGCCCGCGGAGGTGTCGTACGACCCGGAGGAGGAGGCGCTGCTCCTCGGCGAGGGCCGCATCTCGCCGGTGCCGCGCGGCGCGTGGGAGTTCACGGCGGGCGGCGTCCCCGTGCTGGAGCAGTGGCTCGCCGCACGCCTGGAGCCCGCCGAGCCCGGGACCCTGGCGGCGATACGGCCGGCGGCGTGGCCGCAGGAGTGGACGTCGGAGCTGCTGGAGCTGATCACCGTGCTGGCGCTGCTCGCGGAGGCGGCGGACCCGGGCGCGGACGAGGCGCGGGGCACGGACGGCTCGTACACCGGGGAGATCACCGCGGAGATCACCGCGGCCGAACTGCACGAGGCGGGCATCCTTCCCGCCCCGGCCTCGGCCCGCCGCCCCGCGTCGGTGCTGGACCACCACGAGGAGGGCCCGGAGGGGCAGTTCGCCCTGATCTGA
- a CDS encoding GNAT family N-acetyltransferase, whose translation MSVLVRDFRPEDADAVAEVQRAAVPFLVTTPESVRWNVASAPPEKRLRALVAEVGGKVVGECEAFVQYDSSTPGQGIAQPYVHPGHTGRGAGSALVAAAEAHLAARGVTTVYTWVYDTERDLGFAERRGYRRGRTGRILHLDLRAALPPRREPAADVELRAFADFDDPRPLYEADAEAALDEPSDTPADAMSYEHWLDHTWREPLLDRDLTIAALVDGEVAAFSLAETDGRTRYLSGMTGSRRAFRGRGLAKLAKHESLLRARAAGYTDAFTGNDSGNEPMLAINRWFGYEPFLTELRCIKDL comes from the coding sequence ATGAGTGTGCTCGTACGCGACTTCCGCCCCGAAGACGCCGACGCCGTCGCCGAGGTGCAGCGCGCGGCGGTGCCGTTCCTCGTCACCACTCCCGAGTCGGTCCGCTGGAACGTGGCGTCCGCGCCGCCGGAGAAGCGGCTGCGGGCGCTGGTCGCCGAGGTCGGCGGGAAGGTCGTCGGCGAGTGCGAGGCGTTCGTCCAGTACGACAGCAGCACCCCGGGGCAGGGCATCGCACAGCCGTACGTGCACCCCGGGCACACCGGCCGCGGCGCCGGTTCCGCGCTGGTCGCGGCGGCCGAGGCGCATCTCGCGGCGCGCGGCGTGACCACCGTCTACACCTGGGTGTACGACACGGAGCGCGACCTCGGCTTCGCCGAGCGGCGCGGCTACCGCCGGGGGCGCACCGGCCGGATCCTCCACCTCGACCTGCGCGCCGCGCTCCCGCCGCGGCGCGAGCCGGCCGCGGACGTGGAGCTGCGCGCCTTCGCGGACTTCGACGATCCCCGGCCGCTGTACGAGGCGGACGCGGAGGCGGCGCTGGACGAGCCGAGCGACACGCCGGCCGACGCCATGTCGTACGAGCACTGGCTCGACCACACCTGGCGCGAGCCGCTGCTCGACCGCGACCTGACGATCGCCGCCCTGGTCGACGGCGAGGTGGCGGCGTTCAGCCTGGCGGAGACCGACGGGCGCACGCGCTATCTGTCCGGGATGACCGGCAGCCGCCGGGCGTTCCGCGGCCGGGGGCTGGCGAAGCTCGCCAAGCACGAGTCGCTGCTGCGGGCGCGGGCGGCCGGGTACACCGACGCGTTCACGGGCAACGACAGCGGCAACGAGCCGATGCTCGCGATCAACCGCTGGTTCGGCTACGAGCCGTTCCTGACCGAGCTGCGCTGCATCAAGGACCTCTGA
- a CDS encoding penicillin-insensitive murein endopeptidase, translating to MKKMKKTKKRKNRPLFRLAALVATVAALLLGLGSPAYAYPQAAFPTQSSGNRGTDVLALQHLLTGQGISVSPDGVFGPATNTAVRQFQSAKGLGVDGIVGPQTWGALTPTIRQGDTGGAVRALQAALNAKRGAGLTVSGTFDAATTAAVRTFQGHAGIGVDGIVGPVTWKNLLWHYENTSFGSTMCGQSPDGNANAHWGTSAAVAQLEAAAASFAGTGNGKLPVGDSGFEHGGDIPGHASHELGLDFDVWPIRTDSAQCTAGRITWQSAAYDRAATRDLVKAIRASAPGHIKLIFFNDPQLISEGLVTQYANHDNHLHVRYCEAVHGSALYDC from the coding sequence ATGAAGAAGATGAAGAAGACGAAGAAACGGAAGAACAGACCGCTGTTCCGGCTGGCCGCCCTGGTCGCCACCGTGGCCGCCCTGCTCCTGGGCCTCGGCTCCCCGGCGTACGCGTACCCCCAGGCCGCCTTCCCGACGCAGAGCAGCGGCAACAGGGGCACCGACGTCCTGGCGCTGCAGCACCTGCTGACCGGACAGGGCATCTCGGTCTCGCCCGACGGAGTGTTCGGCCCCGCCACGAACACGGCGGTGCGCCAGTTCCAGAGCGCCAAGGGCCTCGGCGTCGACGGCATCGTGGGACCGCAGACCTGGGGCGCGCTCACCCCCACGATCCGCCAGGGCGACACCGGCGGGGCCGTCAGGGCCCTCCAGGCCGCGCTCAACGCCAAGCGCGGCGCCGGGCTCACGGTCAGCGGCACCTTCGACGCCGCCACGACCGCGGCCGTACGCACTTTCCAGGGCCACGCGGGCATCGGCGTGGACGGCATCGTCGGTCCCGTCACCTGGAAGAACCTGCTCTGGCACTACGAGAACACCAGCTTCGGCAGCACGATGTGCGGCCAGAGCCCGGACGGCAACGCGAACGCCCACTGGGGCACCTCCGCCGCCGTCGCCCAACTGGAGGCCGCCGCGGCCTCCTTCGCGGGCACCGGCAACGGCAAGCTGCCGGTCGGCGACAGCGGGTTCGAGCACGGCGGCGACATCCCGGGCCACGCCAGCCACGAGCTGGGGCTCGACTTCGACGTCTGGCCGATCCGCACGGACTCGGCCCAGTGCACCGCCGGGCGTATCACCTGGCAGTCGGCCGCGTACGACCGCGCGGCGACCCGCGACCTGGTCAAGGCCATCCGCGCCTCGGCCCCCGGGCACATCAAGCTGATCTTCTTCAACGATCCGCAGCTGATCTCCGAGGGCCTGGTCACCCAGTACGCCAACCACGACAACCACCTGCACGTGCGCTACTGCGAGGCGGTCCACGGGAGCGCGCTCTACGACTGCTGA
- a CDS encoding TetR/AcrR family transcriptional regulator C-terminal domain-containing protein yields the protein MAASGRAADGTARGAAPEVIWTRPERAGRGPRPAHSRAAIAAAAVRIADADGLDAVSMRRVAAEIGSGTMSLYNYVPRKEDLHELMVDAVSAEYDLSVPLTGDWRADVLALAEQSRDLMRRHPWLPRLTSTTAYGFTPHALRYLDRFLAALAGLDVPPGTKMELVAMVTASVTSYVTFEIALAERARALPWTEAEEEAVRGAYLARQLATGEYPHLAATLAQAPQPGDHEAAFRRLLGRVLDGFEPSGGPE from the coding sequence ATGGCAGCGAGCGGACGAGCCGCCGACGGGACGGCGCGCGGCGCCGCACCCGAGGTGATCTGGACCCGCCCGGAGCGCGCGGGCCGCGGCCCGCGCCCGGCGCACAGCCGCGCCGCGATCGCCGCCGCCGCGGTCCGCATCGCCGACGCGGACGGGCTCGACGCCGTCTCGATGCGCCGCGTCGCCGCCGAGATCGGCAGCGGCACCATGTCGCTCTACAACTACGTGCCGCGCAAGGAGGACCTGCACGAGCTGATGGTCGACGCGGTCAGCGCCGAGTACGACCTGTCGGTGCCCCTCACCGGCGACTGGCGCGCCGACGTGCTGGCGCTGGCGGAGCAGTCGCGGGACCTGATGCGCCGGCACCCCTGGCTGCCGCGGCTCACCTCGACCACCGCGTACGGGTTCACGCCCCACGCGCTGCGCTACCTCGACCGGTTCCTCGCCGCCCTGGCGGGCCTGGACGTGCCGCCGGGCACCAAGATGGAGCTGGTCGCGATGGTCACGGCGTCGGTGACCAGCTACGTCACGTTCGAGATCGCGCTTGCGGAACGGGCCCGCGCGCTGCCGTGGACCGAGGCGGAGGAAGAGGCGGTCCGGGGGGCGTATCTGGCGCGGCAGTTGGCGACGGGCGAGTATCCCCACCTGGCCGCGACCCTGGCCCAGGCGCCGCAACCGGGGGACCACGAGGCGGCGTTCCGGCGGTTGCTGGGACGGGTGCTGGACGGCTTCGAGCCCTCCGGCGGGCCGGAGTGA
- a CDS encoding ATP-binding cassette domain-containing protein yields the protein MTTTYAVLSKALQKRYGDVHALRGLDLGIPEGTVCGLLGPNGAGKTTAIRVLTTLVAPDGGTARVAGYDVAAEPAAVRRAIGVTGQATSVDDDLSGRENLRLFARLLRLRGPAGRERADELLERFGLAEAAGRPARTYSGGMRRRLDLAASLLSRPRVLFLDEPTTGLDPASRGQIWAAVRELAAAGTTVLLTTQYLEEADRLADSVVVVDHGRAAVTGTPDELKQRVGAYAEVVVADDAALAAAAVVLGPLTGGEPRLDAERRAVGAAAYDPELTLPRVVRELDAAGVPVVDATLRRPTLDEVFLRLTGADAAGTAKDGSGTARHAKEAAA from the coding sequence ATGACAACTACGTACGCTGTACTTAGTAAGGCGCTGCAGAAGCGCTACGGCGACGTCCACGCCCTCCGCGGCCTCGACCTCGGCATCCCCGAGGGCACCGTCTGCGGCCTCCTCGGCCCGAACGGCGCCGGCAAGACCACCGCCATACGCGTGCTGACCACACTCGTCGCGCCGGACGGCGGCACCGCGCGGGTCGCCGGGTACGACGTCGCCGCCGAGCCGGCCGCCGTGCGCCGGGCCATAGGCGTCACCGGGCAGGCCACGTCCGTGGACGACGACCTGTCCGGGCGCGAGAACCTGCGCCTCTTCGCCCGGCTGCTGCGCCTGCGCGGGCCCGCGGGACGGGAGCGGGCGGACGAGCTGCTGGAGCGGTTCGGCCTCGCCGAGGCCGCCGGCCGGCCGGCCCGCACGTATTCCGGCGGCATGCGGCGGCGGCTCGACCTGGCCGCGAGCCTGCTCTCCCGGCCGCGGGTGCTCTTCCTCGACGAGCCGACCACCGGGCTCGACCCGGCCAGCCGCGGGCAGATCTGGGCGGCGGTACGGGAGCTGGCGGCGGCGGGCACGACGGTGCTGCTCACGACGCAGTACCTGGAGGAGGCGGACCGGCTGGCCGACTCGGTGGTGGTCGTCGATCACGGCCGGGCGGCCGTCACCGGCACGCCGGACGAACTGAAGCAGCGCGTGGGCGCGTATGCGGAGGTGGTCGTGGCCGACGACGCGGCGCTCGCGGCGGCGGCCGTGGTGCTCGGGCCGCTGACCGGCGGCGAGCCGCGGCTGGACGCGGAGCGGCGCGCGGTGGGGGCGGCCGCGTACGACCCGGAGCTGACGCTGCCGCGCGTGGTGCGGGAGCTGGACGCGGCCGGGGTGCCGGTGGTCGACGCGACCCTGCGCCGGCCGACGCTGGACGAGGTGTTCCTCCGGCTCACCGGGGCGGACGCCGCCGGGACGGCGAAGGACGGCTCCGGGACCGCGCGGCACGCGAAGGAGGCGGCGGCGTGA